The following are encoded in a window of Mycolicibacterium tusciae JS617 genomic DNA:
- a CDS encoding DUF389 domain-containing protein — translation MLHFRVIAPEEMRDDVVDVLRREAGVASIVVHPGAALEPPGDEISADIARECANEVIKQLKALDVHHRGGITLEVLDTVLSSRAHKAEDAAEGDPADAVVWDELIGRTREEATLSVTFVTFLTLACLLTAIGVVTDSTVTIVGAMVLGPEFGPLAALSVAIVQRRGNLARRAGLALIVGFPIAMGITALATMAAEAIGWLTVDAVAHVEEVDFIFKVGPVSFVVALLAGAAGMLSLVSARATGLVGVFISVYTITAAGFAVVAATVGQWDVAAKSALQLAVNLVGIVVAGVLVLVLRPKGTLIPRVAQT, via the coding sequence GTGCTGCATTTTCGGGTGATCGCGCCCGAGGAGATGCGCGACGACGTCGTCGACGTGCTCCGGCGCGAAGCGGGCGTAGCGAGCATCGTGGTGCATCCGGGCGCCGCACTGGAACCGCCGGGGGATGAGATCTCCGCCGACATCGCGCGTGAGTGCGCCAATGAGGTCATCAAGCAACTGAAGGCACTCGACGTGCACCACCGAGGCGGCATCACCCTGGAAGTGCTCGACACGGTGCTGTCGAGCAGAGCGCACAAGGCAGAAGACGCGGCCGAGGGCGACCCTGCCGACGCGGTGGTCTGGGACGAGCTGATCGGGCGGACCCGCGAAGAAGCCACGCTGAGCGTCACGTTCGTGACATTTCTGACCCTGGCGTGTCTGCTGACGGCGATCGGCGTGGTGACCGATTCCACCGTGACGATCGTCGGTGCCATGGTGCTCGGTCCGGAGTTCGGGCCGCTGGCCGCGCTGTCGGTGGCCATTGTGCAGCGCAGGGGAAACCTCGCGCGGCGTGCGGGGCTGGCCCTGATCGTCGGCTTCCCGATCGCGATGGGCATCACCGCGCTCGCGACGATGGCCGCCGAAGCGATCGGGTGGCTGACCGTGGACGCGGTCGCGCACGTCGAAGAGGTGGATTTCATCTTCAAGGTCGGCCCGGTCTCGTTCGTCGTCGCACTGCTGGCCGGCGCGGCGGGCATGCTGTCCCTGGTCTCGGCCAGGGCGACGGGCCTGGTCGGCGTCTTCATCTCGGTGTACACCATCACCGCGGCCGGGTTCGCCGTCGTGGCGGCCACCGTCGGGCAATGGGATGTCGCCGCGAAATCAGCGCTGCAGTTGGCGGTGAACCTGGTCGGCATCGTCGTTGCCGGGGTCCTCGTGCTCGTGCTGAGGCCGAAGGGCACACTCATACCGCGCGTGGCCCAGACCTGA
- a CDS encoding thiolase family protein: MAGYAGRDAVIVEAVRTPIGKGKASGALHDVLPVDLLAHSLTELVKRTGVDPVQIDDVITGAVTQVGDQAVNIARNALLAAGFPETVPGTTVDRQCGSSQQAISFAAQGVIAGAYDIVVAAGVESMSRVPMGSSVLPGSDPFGAMAQRYPEGLVPQGISAELIAAKWGFSRQQLDEFSAGSHEKAAQATKEGRFDNELIPIAGLATDEIIRPGTTVETLAGLKPAFYSPAYEARFPQIQWEITPGNSSPLSDGSAAVMITTSEVAKRLGLRPLARIHTTTVVGSDPLYMLTGVIPATEKVLQRAGLTLADIDLFEVNEAFAPVVMAWAHDVGADLSKTNVNGGAIAIGHPLGASGARIMTTLVNALEQRGGRYGLQTMCEGGGMANATIIERL; the protein is encoded by the coding sequence ATGGCTGGATATGCGGGTCGGGACGCGGTCATCGTGGAGGCGGTACGCACGCCGATCGGAAAGGGCAAGGCCAGCGGCGCACTGCACGACGTGCTGCCCGTCGATCTACTGGCACACAGCCTCACCGAACTGGTGAAGCGCACGGGCGTCGACCCGGTACAGATCGACGACGTCATCACCGGCGCCGTCACTCAGGTGGGCGATCAGGCCGTCAACATCGCGCGCAACGCACTCTTGGCCGCGGGCTTCCCCGAAACCGTGCCCGGCACCACCGTCGACCGCCAATGCGGCAGCAGCCAGCAGGCGATCAGCTTCGCGGCCCAGGGCGTGATCGCGGGCGCGTACGACATCGTCGTCGCCGCCGGAGTGGAGTCGATGTCGCGAGTGCCGATGGGTTCGAGTGTCCTGCCGGGCAGCGACCCGTTCGGCGCCATGGCGCAGCGCTATCCGGAGGGGTTGGTGCCGCAGGGCATCAGCGCCGAACTGATCGCGGCCAAGTGGGGCTTCTCGCGTCAACAGCTCGACGAGTTCTCCGCCGGCAGCCACGAAAAGGCCGCGCAGGCAACCAAAGAGGGCCGTTTCGACAACGAGCTGATTCCGATCGCGGGCCTGGCCACCGACGAGATCATTCGCCCCGGCACCACCGTGGAGACGCTGGCGGGTCTCAAGCCCGCGTTCTACAGCCCCGCGTACGAGGCGCGGTTCCCCCAGATCCAGTGGGAGATCACGCCCGGCAACTCGTCTCCGCTGTCCGACGGCAGCGCTGCGGTGATGATCACCACGAGTGAGGTCGCCAAGCGGTTGGGCCTGCGTCCGCTGGCTCGTATCCATACGACGACCGTGGTGGGATCGGATCCGCTCTACATGCTGACCGGTGTCATCCCCGCGACCGAGAAGGTGCTGCAGCGGGCTGGGCTCACCCTGGCCGACATCGACCTGTTCGAGGTCAACGAGGCGTTCGCGCCGGTCGTGATGGCGTGGGCACACGATGTAGGAGCCGACCTGTCGAAGACCAACGTCAACGGCGGCGCCATTGCGATCGGTCACCCGCTGGGTGCGTCAGGTGCGCGCATCATGACGACCCTCGTCAATGCGTTGGAGCAACGCGGTGGGCGCTACGGGCTGCAGACGATGTGTGAGGGCGGCGGCATGGCCAACGCCACCATCATCGAGCGGCTCTAA
- a CDS encoding winged helix-turn-helix transcriptional regulator yields the protein MTVLQGRLADRDAWSAIGECPVEKTMALLGTKTAMLMMREAYYGTTRFDDFWRRVGVTKAAAATRLSELVEAGLLERRPYQEPGQRSRDEYVLTEAGTDFMPVVWSMFEWGRRHLPTRSRLRLAHADCGAEATVEIRCEKGHHVPPDELIVRAVRN from the coding sequence ATGACGGTGCTGCAGGGCCGGCTGGCCGACCGCGATGCCTGGTCGGCGATCGGCGAATGCCCGGTCGAAAAGACGATGGCGCTGCTGGGGACCAAGACGGCGATGCTGATGATGCGCGAGGCCTACTACGGCACGACCCGGTTCGACGACTTCTGGCGCCGCGTCGGTGTGACCAAGGCCGCTGCGGCCACACGCCTGTCGGAACTGGTCGAGGCCGGTCTGCTCGAGCGGCGGCCGTATCAGGAGCCGGGGCAACGCAGCCGCGACGAGTACGTGCTGACCGAGGCGGGCACCGACTTCATGCCGGTGGTGTGGTCGATGTTCGAGTGGGGGCGCCGCCACCTGCCCACCCGCTCACGGCTGCGCCTGGCGCACGCCGATTGCGGGGCCGAGGCCACCGTCGAGATCCGTTGCGAGAAGGGGCATCACGTGCCGCCCGACGAGCTGATCGTCAGGGCGGTCCGAAACTAA
- a CDS encoding nitroreductase/quinone reductase family protein: MTEIPDADAMRAFNANIVDEFRTNGGKVGGPFEGGTLLLLTTTGAKSGQPRLAPLAYLTIDDKMIIIGSKAGADTNPDWVHNLRANPRAHVEVGTTDYDVIARELPPAERDEVYPKIVEQSPVFGDYQANTSRVIPLFELRKA; the protein is encoded by the coding sequence GTGACCGAGATACCAGACGCCGACGCCATGAGGGCGTTCAACGCGAATATCGTCGACGAGTTCCGCACCAACGGCGGCAAGGTGGGCGGCCCGTTCGAAGGCGGAACGCTGCTGTTGCTCACCACCACCGGCGCGAAGTCCGGCCAACCCCGGCTCGCGCCGCTGGCGTACCTGACCATCGACGACAAGATGATCATCATCGGGTCCAAAGCCGGCGCCGACACGAATCCCGACTGGGTGCACAATCTGCGGGCCAACCCGCGGGCACACGTCGAAGTCGGCACAACGGACTATGACGTGATCGCCCGCGAATTGCCGCCCGCCGAGCGCGATGAGGTGTATCCGAAGATTGTCGAGCAGTCACCTGTCTTCGGCGACTACCAGGCCAACACCAGCCGCGTCATCCCGCTGTTCGAGCTTCGCAAGGCGTGA
- a CDS encoding circularly permuted type 2 ATP-grasp protein — MVLPAASQPDIDNLLSRYRSARAQHALFDVRGGTVSGYDEFVDPAGNIRPAWQEVADCVGERGRSGLNQLRSTVRSLVDNDGITYVQVDRNGDAVTNGSGAAEPGPWHLDALPLVISSPDWDILEAGVLQRSRLLDAVLTDLYGPRVSVTSGVLPPQLLFAHPGYIRAARGIEVPGRHQLFMHGCDVSRARDGSFVVNADWTQAPSGAGYALADRRVVAHAIPDVYERIGPRPASPWAQALRLALIDAAPESAEEPVVVVLSPGIHSETAFDQAYVASVLGFPLVESADLVVRDGKLWMRSMGTLKRVDVVLRRVDADYADPLDLRPDSGLGVVGLVEVLRRGAVTVVNSLGSGILESPGLLRFLPELAERLLGETPLLRTAPLYWGGINTERSYLLANLSSLLLRPVTGGDTIVGPTLTSAQRKALGVRIEATPWQWVGQELPQFSSAPTDYYPGGLSAANVGMRLFTVSQRSGYAPMIGGLGYLVAPGNAGFTLNTVAGKDIWVRTPSRVTAERTPTAPPMELPAITPSPTGAVSSPRVLSDLFWMGRYAERAENMARLLTVTRERYHEFRYRRELPGSECVPVLLAALGSITGTSTGDGDYAEMVATAPTTLWSLTADRHRSGSLAQSVERLGLAARAVRDQMSNDTWMVLAAVERALLHAPDSPPDSKAEGEAFLSSTSNRTLSGMLALSGVAAESMVHDVGWTMMDIGKRIERGLGLTALLRATLATARSLGAEQTITESTLVACESSVIYRRRNPGIVDVAAVADLVLFDAENPRSLAYQLERLRTGLKSLPGSSGSSKPERLVEEIITRLRRIEPADLEEVSAEGRRAELTTLLDDMHADLRDLSRVITATHLSLPGGMQPLWGPDERRVMP, encoded by the coding sequence ATGGTCCTACCCGCAGCTAGTCAACCCGACATCGACAACCTGCTGTCCCGGTATCGCTCCGCGCGAGCCCAGCATGCGCTGTTCGACGTACGCGGGGGCACGGTCAGCGGGTATGACGAATTCGTCGATCCGGCAGGCAATATCCGGCCGGCCTGGCAGGAGGTCGCCGACTGTGTCGGCGAGCGGGGACGTAGTGGCCTCAACCAGCTTCGGTCGACGGTGCGCAGCTTGGTCGACAACGACGGCATCACCTACGTCCAGGTCGACCGCAATGGTGACGCCGTCACCAACGGCAGCGGTGCGGCCGAGCCCGGACCGTGGCACCTCGATGCATTGCCGTTGGTCATCTCGTCGCCTGACTGGGACATCCTAGAAGCCGGTGTACTGCAGCGGTCGCGGCTGCTCGACGCGGTGCTGACAGACCTCTACGGCCCGCGCGTGTCGGTGACCAGTGGCGTGCTGCCCCCGCAGTTGCTCTTCGCCCACCCCGGCTATATCCGCGCGGCGCGGGGCATCGAGGTGCCCGGGCGGCACCAGCTGTTCATGCACGGCTGCGACGTGAGTCGCGCGCGTGACGGCAGCTTCGTGGTCAACGCGGACTGGACGCAGGCGCCATCCGGCGCGGGCTATGCGCTGGCCGATCGCCGGGTGGTCGCACACGCCATCCCCGACGTGTACGAGCGCATCGGGCCGCGTCCGGCTTCACCCTGGGCGCAGGCGCTGCGTCTGGCGCTGATTGACGCCGCGCCTGAGTCCGCGGAAGAACCGGTGGTCGTGGTGCTGAGCCCCGGAATCCACTCCGAGACCGCCTTCGACCAGGCCTACGTGGCCAGCGTGCTGGGCTTCCCGTTGGTGGAGAGCGCGGACCTGGTGGTACGCGACGGCAAGCTGTGGATGCGATCGATGGGCACGCTCAAACGCGTCGATGTGGTGCTGCGCAGAGTGGACGCCGACTACGCCGATCCGCTTGACCTGCGCCCGGATTCGGGACTCGGCGTCGTCGGGCTCGTCGAGGTGCTGCGGCGCGGCGCGGTGACTGTCGTCAACTCGCTCGGCAGCGGCATCCTGGAAAGCCCTGGGCTGCTTCGCTTTCTGCCCGAGCTGGCCGAGCGACTGCTGGGGGAGACCCCGCTGTTGCGCACCGCGCCGCTGTACTGGGGCGGCATCAACACCGAACGCTCCTACCTGTTGGCCAACCTGTCGTCACTGCTGCTTCGGCCGGTCACAGGCGGGGACACAATCGTCGGGCCGACTCTGACATCCGCGCAGCGCAAGGCACTCGGGGTACGCATCGAAGCCACGCCGTGGCAATGGGTTGGCCAGGAACTGCCGCAGTTCTCCTCGGCGCCGACCGACTATTACCCGGGCGGACTGTCGGCCGCCAACGTGGGCATGCGATTGTTCACGGTGTCGCAGCGAAGCGGATACGCGCCGATGATCGGCGGGCTCGGATACCTTGTCGCACCCGGGAATGCCGGATTCACATTGAACACCGTTGCAGGAAAAGATATCTGGGTGCGTACGCCGTCCCGGGTGACCGCTGAACGCACCCCCACCGCGCCGCCGATGGAGCTGCCCGCCATCACCCCAAGCCCCACCGGAGCGGTCAGCTCGCCGCGTGTGCTGTCCGACCTGTTCTGGATGGGTCGCTACGCCGAGCGTGCAGAGAACATGGCCCGGTTGCTCACCGTGACCCGGGAGCGCTACCACGAGTTCCGCTACCGCCGGGAGCTGCCAGGCAGTGAGTGTGTACCGGTGCTGCTTGCCGCGCTCGGCTCGATCACCGGAACGTCTACCGGCGACGGCGACTACGCCGAGATGGTGGCGACGGCGCCGACGACGCTGTGGTCGTTGACCGCCGACCGGCACCGTTCGGGCTCCCTCGCGCAGTCCGTCGAGCGCCTCGGTCTGGCCGCGCGTGCGGTGCGCGACCAGATGTCCAACGACACCTGGATGGTTTTGGCGGCGGTCGAGCGGGCGCTGCTGCATGCTCCAGACTCGCCACCGGATTCGAAGGCCGAGGGTGAGGCGTTCCTGTCTTCGACGAGCAACCGGACGCTGTCGGGCATGCTGGCGCTTTCGGGGGTGGCCGCCGAGTCGATGGTGCACGACGTCGGTTGGACAATGATGGACATCGGCAAACGCATCGAACGAGGATTGGGGTTGACGGCATTGCTGCGTGCCACACTCGCCACCGCCCGTAGCCTGGGCGCCGAGCAGACCATCACGGAATCCACACTGGTGGCCTGCGAGTCGTCGGTCATTTACCGGCGCCGCAATCCCGGCATCGTTGATGTCGCCGCCGTGGCCGACCTGGTGTTGTTCGACGCAGAGAATCCGCGGTCGCTGGCCTACCAGCTCGAGCGTCTCCGTACCGGGCTGAAGTCGCTTCCGGGATCGTCGGGCTCATCAAAGCCCGAGCGGCTGGTCGAGGAAATCATCACCCGGTTGCGCCGCATCGAGCCGGCCGACCTCGAAGAGGTGTCGGCCGAGGGCCGCCGTGCAGAGCTCACGACCTTGCTCGACGACATGCATGCCGATCTGCGGGACTTGTCTCGCGTGATCACCGCGACGCACCTGTCGCTGCCCGGCGGTATGCAACCGCTGTGGGGCCCCGACGAACGCCGGGTGATGCCGTGA
- a CDS encoding DUF2126 domain-containing protein, whose translation MGIKVALEHRTSYTFDRLVEVHPHVVRLRPAPHSRTPIEAYSLSVEPAEHFVNWQQDAFGNFLARLVFPDRARSLTITVGLIADLKVINPFDFFIEEYAEQIGFTYPKALAEDLKGYLRPVDESDQGSGPGDLVQAWVSNFSVAPGTRTIDFLVALNRAINADVGYSLRMEPGVQTPDHTLRTGIGSCRDSAWLLVSVLRQLGLAARFVSGYLVQLTSDVEALDGPSGPAADFTDLHAWAEVYIPGAGWIGMDPTSGLFAGEGHIPLSATPHPESAAPITGATGPCQTTLDFANIVTRIHEDPRVTLPYTEAAWGAICELGGRVDERLAAGDVRLTMGGEPTFVSIDNQVDPEWTTDADGPHKRRLASDLAARLKKVWAPQGLVHRNQGKWYPGEPLPRWQIGLYWRTDGEPLWRDEALLADPWQSTSPTIDVTPDAGLRLLGALADGLGLPASQIRPAYEDALSRLGAAVRLPDGEPVAAADDLEADTADARAALIARLEETVAEPAAYVLPLHRADDGSGWASADWRLRRGRIVLLDGDSPAGLRLPLKSISWSPPEPTHAADPLERREELPVESETDDAEVVDADAMPTTAVVAEVRDGILYIYLPPTDEAEHFVDLIRRVEAAAAKTHCPVVLEGYGPGPDPRITSASVTPDPGVIEVNVAPTASFAEQKQQLETLYGEARLARLSTESFDVDGSHGGTGGGNHITLGGITPADSPLLRRPDLLVSMLTYWQRHPSLSYLFSGRFIGTTSQAPRVDEGRNDALYELEIAFAEIARLAAEEGGPAPWIIDRALRHLMTDITGNTHRAEFCIDKLYSPDGPRGRLGLLELRGFEMPPHYQMAMVQSLLVRSLVAWFWDEPLRAPLIRHGANLHGRYLLPHFLIHDIANVAADLRAHGINFDTSWLDPFTEFRFPRIGTAVFDGVEIELRGAIEPWNVLGEEATAGGMTRYVDSSVERIQVRLIGADRQRYVVTANGHPVPLLATDNPDVQVGGVRFRAWQPPSALHPSITVDGPLRFELLDIATGTSRGGCTYHVSHPGGRSYDTPPVNAVEAESRRGRRFETTGFTPGILDMSDIREKQGGCPGSRRS comes from the coding sequence ATGGGCATCAAGGTGGCGCTGGAGCATCGCACCAGCTACACGTTCGATCGGCTGGTGGAGGTGCATCCACACGTTGTCCGGTTGCGCCCGGCCCCGCACTCGCGCACGCCCATCGAGGCTTACTCGCTATCCGTCGAGCCCGCCGAGCACTTCGTCAACTGGCAGCAGGATGCGTTCGGCAATTTCCTGGCCCGGCTTGTCTTTCCGGACCGTGCCCGCAGCCTGACGATCACCGTCGGCCTGATCGCCGACCTGAAAGTGATCAATCCGTTCGACTTCTTCATCGAGGAGTACGCCGAGCAAATCGGCTTCACCTACCCCAAGGCTCTCGCCGAGGACCTCAAGGGATACCTGCGGCCCGTGGACGAGTCCGATCAGGGTTCCGGACCCGGCGACCTCGTCCAGGCATGGGTGAGCAACTTCTCCGTTGCGCCGGGGACGCGCACCATCGACTTCCTCGTCGCGCTCAACCGCGCCATCAATGCCGACGTGGGTTACAGCCTGCGGATGGAACCCGGCGTGCAGACTCCAGACCACACCCTGCGAACCGGAATCGGCTCGTGCCGGGACTCGGCCTGGCTGCTGGTGTCGGTCCTGCGTCAGCTCGGGCTTGCCGCTCGCTTCGTGTCCGGCTATCTGGTGCAGCTCACCTCTGATGTCGAGGCGCTCGACGGACCGTCGGGCCCGGCCGCCGACTTCACGGACCTACACGCATGGGCCGAGGTGTACATCCCCGGCGCCGGCTGGATCGGGATGGACCCGACGTCGGGGCTGTTCGCAGGGGAGGGCCACATCCCGCTGTCGGCCACCCCGCACCCGGAGTCCGCGGCACCCATCACGGGCGCCACGGGCCCGTGCCAGACGACGCTGGACTTCGCCAACATCGTCACGCGCATCCACGAGGACCCGCGGGTCACGCTCCCGTACACCGAGGCCGCCTGGGGCGCCATCTGTGAGCTCGGCGGCCGCGTCGACGAGCGGTTGGCCGCCGGTGACGTCCGCCTGACGATGGGCGGCGAGCCGACGTTCGTTTCCATCGACAACCAGGTCGACCCCGAGTGGACCACCGATGCCGACGGGCCCCACAAACGGCGACTGGCATCAGACCTCGCCGCGCGACTGAAGAAGGTGTGGGCGCCGCAGGGCCTGGTCCATCGAAACCAGGGCAAGTGGTATCCGGGAGAACCGTTGCCGCGCTGGCAGATCGGGTTGTACTGGCGCACCGATGGTGAGCCGCTGTGGCGCGACGAAGCTCTGCTTGCCGATCCATGGCAGTCAACGTCGCCGACGATCGACGTGACGCCCGATGCCGGACTGCGTTTGCTCGGTGCGCTCGCCGACGGACTCGGTCTGCCTGCTTCCCAGATCCGGCCGGCATACGAGGATGCGTTGAGCCGACTCGGCGCGGCGGTGCGCCTACCAGACGGCGAACCGGTCGCTGCCGCCGACGATTTGGAAGCCGACACCGCCGATGCCCGCGCCGCCCTGATCGCACGGTTGGAGGAGACCGTCGCCGAACCGGCCGCCTACGTGCTGCCGTTGCATCGAGCCGACGACGGCTCCGGATGGGCCAGCGCCGACTGGCGGCTGCGGCGCGGGCGAATCGTGCTGCTCGATGGCGACTCGCCGGCCGGGCTGCGGCTGCCGCTCAAGTCGATCAGCTGGAGTCCGCCGGAACCGACCCACGCCGCAGATCCGTTGGAGCGCCGCGAAGAACTGCCCGTCGAATCCGAAACCGACGACGCGGAAGTCGTGGATGCCGACGCCATGCCGACTACCGCGGTCGTCGCCGAGGTTCGAGACGGAATTCTTTATATCTATCTGCCGCCGACCGACGAGGCCGAGCACTTCGTCGATCTGATCCGCCGGGTGGAGGCCGCCGCGGCCAAGACCCACTGCCCCGTCGTGCTCGAGGGTTACGGGCCTGGGCCGGATCCACGAATCACCTCGGCGAGCGTCACTCCAGACCCCGGGGTCATCGAGGTCAACGTGGCTCCGACGGCCAGTTTCGCCGAGCAGAAGCAGCAGCTGGAAACCCTCTACGGTGAGGCCCGGCTGGCCCGGCTGTCGACCGAGTCGTTCGACGTCGACGGCAGCCACGGCGGCACTGGAGGAGGCAACCACATCACCCTGGGCGGCATCACGCCCGCGGATTCGCCCCTGCTGCGCCGTCCCGATCTGCTGGTGTCGATGCTGACCTACTGGCAGCGTCACCCGTCGCTGTCCTACCTGTTCTCCGGGCGGTTCATCGGCACGACATCGCAGGCGCCCCGGGTGGACGAAGGCCGCAACGACGCGCTGTACGAACTCGAAATCGCGTTCGCCGAAATCGCGCGATTGGCGGCCGAGGAGGGTGGACCCGCTCCATGGATCATCGACCGGGCGTTGCGGCACCTGATGACCGACATCACCGGCAACACCCACCGCGCCGAGTTCTGCATCGACAAGCTGTACAGCCCTGACGGTCCGCGCGGCAGGCTGGGTCTGCTGGAACTGCGCGGATTCGAGATGCCGCCGCATTACCAGATGGCGATGGTGCAGTCATTGTTGGTGCGGTCGCTGGTCGCATGGTTCTGGGACGAACCGCTGCGGGCACCGCTCATCCGCCACGGCGCCAATCTGCACGGACGATACCTGTTGCCGCACTTCTTGATTCACGACATCGCGAACGTGGCCGCGGATCTGCGGGCGCACGGCATCAACTTCGACACCAGCTGGCTCGATCCGTTCACCGAGTTCCGGTTCCCCCGTATCGGTACGGCCGTCTTCGACGGTGTGGAGATCGAGCTTCGCGGGGCGATCGAACCGTGGAATGTGTTGGGGGAGGAGGCGACCGCGGGCGGGATGACGCGCTACGTCGACTCGTCCGTCGAGCGGATCCAGGTACGTCTCATCGGCGCCGACCGCCAACGCTACGTGGTTACCGCCAACGGCCACCCGGTACCGCTGCTCGCTACCGACAACCCCGATGTTCAGGTGGGCGGCGTGCGGTTCCGGGCGTGGCAGCCGCCGAGCGCGCTGCACCCGTCCATCACCGTGGACGGTCCGCTGCGGTTCGAGTTGCTCGACATTGCGACCGGCACGTCACGTGGCGGCTGCACCTATCACGTGTCGCACCCCGGTGGACGTTCCTACGACACGCCGCCCGTCAACGCCGTTGAGGCCGAGTCGCGACGCGGCCGCCGCTTCGAGACCACCGGTTTCACGCCCGGCATCCTCGACATGTCAGACATCCGCGAGAAGCAGGGAGGTTGTCCCGGGTCTCGTAGAAGTTGA
- a CDS encoding IS256 family transposase, which produces MKKSNQIQSVEVSASAVPERVSVAMSEIAENMSEGLLALAVGAGLQVMAALMEADVTALAGPKGRHDGARRAVRHGRERGSVTLGGRRVPVTRPRVRAADGTGELAVASYELFSSTEILGKMAMEKMLAGLSTRRYPVGLEPVGVQVAETCSATSKSAVSRRFVAMTETALAELLAADLSGLDLVALMIDGVHFAESCCVVAMGIGIDGVKHPLALVEGSTENATLVTELLVDLRERGLDVTRPMLVGLDGSKALRKAVLDVLDHPVIQRCQLHKIRNVKDHLPQRLRTTVGRRMTDAYHAGSALEAEAALLGLAKELDRTHPGAAASVREGLDETLTVLRLGVPPTLARTLRSTNCIESMISVCREHAGNVKRWRDGQMALRWCAAGMIEAGKQFRRVNGHLHLPSLRSALERETAESVVPEVHNDQVSAA; this is translated from the coding sequence ATGAAGAAGAGTAACCAGATTCAGTCCGTCGAGGTGAGCGCATCCGCGGTTCCCGAACGGGTCAGTGTGGCGATGAGCGAGATCGCCGAAAACATGAGCGAGGGCCTGCTGGCGTTGGCTGTCGGCGCGGGCCTGCAGGTGATGGCGGCGTTGATGGAGGCCGACGTGACCGCGTTGGCGGGCCCGAAGGGCCGCCATGACGGCGCGCGTCGGGCGGTGCGGCATGGTCGTGAACGCGGCTCGGTGACCTTGGGTGGGCGGCGGGTGCCGGTGACCCGGCCTCGGGTGCGCGCCGCCGACGGGACGGGCGAGTTGGCGGTGGCGTCCTATGAGCTGTTCAGTTCCACCGAGATCCTAGGCAAGATGGCGATGGAGAAGATGCTGGCCGGGCTGTCCACTCGCCGTTACCCGGTTGGGCTGGAGCCGGTCGGCGTCCAGGTCGCCGAAACGTGTTCGGCAACAAGCAAGTCGGCGGTTTCGCGGCGGTTCGTGGCGATGACCGAGACCGCGCTGGCCGAATTGCTGGCCGCTGATCTGTCCGGGCTGGATCTGGTGGCGTTGATGATCGACGGGGTGCACTTCGCCGAGTCGTGTTGCGTCGTGGCGATGGGGATCGGCATCGACGGGGTCAAGCATCCGCTGGCGTTGGTGGAGGGCTCCACGGAGAACGCCACGTTGGTCACCGAGCTGCTGGTGGACCTGCGCGAGCGTGGCCTGGACGTCACCCGCCCGATGCTGGTCGGTCTGGACGGGTCCAAGGCGCTGCGCAAGGCGGTGCTCGACGTGCTCGATCACCCCGTCATCCAGCGCTGTCAGCTGCACAAGATTCGGAACGTGAAAGACCATTTGCCCCAACGCCTTCGAACCACCGTAGGCCGCAGGATGACTGATGCCTACCACGCCGGATCAGCGTTGGAGGCCGAAGCCGCGCTGCTGGGGTTGGCCAAGGAACTCGACCGCACCCATCCCGGCGCGGCGGCGAGTGTGCGCGAGGGGCTCGATGAGACGCTCACGGTGCTGCGCCTGGGTGTGCCGCCCACCCTGGCCCGCACCTTGCGCTCGACCAACTGCATCGAGTCGATGATCTCGGTCTGCCGCGAACACGCCGGCAACGTCAAGCGCTGGCGCGACGGGCAGATGGCGCTGCGTTGGTGTGCGGCCGGGATGATCGAGGCCGGCAAGCAGTTCCGCCGGGTGAACGGCCACCTGCACCTGCCGTCACTGCGATCAGCCCTCGAACGCGAGACCGCCGAATCTGTCGTACCCGAAGTGCACAATGATCAAGTGAGCGCAGCCTGA
- a CDS encoding MmcQ/YjbR family DNA-binding protein, with translation MATWKDVGRIVGQLPETTEASPRNWRVRKKLMVWERPLRKADYAALGDDAPDGDILGARVADEGVKSALIADDPDVYFTTPHFDGYPMVLVQLSEIGVHELAELITEAWLAQAPKTLVKAFLAEER, from the coding sequence GTGGCCACCTGGAAGGACGTCGGACGAATCGTCGGCCAGTTGCCGGAAACCACCGAAGCCTCGCCGCGAAACTGGCGGGTGCGCAAGAAGCTGATGGTCTGGGAGCGCCCGCTGCGCAAGGCCGACTACGCGGCGCTCGGCGACGATGCTCCCGACGGCGACATTCTCGGGGCGCGCGTTGCGGATGAAGGGGTGAAATCCGCCCTGATCGCCGACGACCCCGACGTGTACTTCACCACGCCGCACTTCGACGGCTACCCGATGGTGCTGGTCCAGCTCTCCGAGATCGGGGTGCACGAACTCGCCGAACTCATCACCGAGGCGTGGTTGGCCCAGGCACCCAAGACCCTGGTGAAGGCTTTCCTGGCCGAGGAGCGTTAG